From the genome of Pelomonas sp. SE-A7, one region includes:
- the orn gene encoding oligoribonuclease has product MSSPDSPSATLAISDSNLIWIDLEMTGLFPDKDRIIEIAVVVTDPQLSVRVEGPVFAIHQSDATLDAMDNWNKGTHGKSGLIDRVKASTITEDEAVAQTIAFLKQYVPAGKSPMCGNSICQDRRFLANYMPKLEDFFHYRNLDVSTLKELAKRWKPGILDGFKKAQAHTALADIHESIDELAYYREHFLSL; this is encoded by the coding sequence ATGAGCAGCCCGGACAGCCCGAGCGCCACGCTGGCCATCAGCGACAGCAACCTGATCTGGATCGACCTGGAGATGACCGGCCTGTTCCCGGACAAGGACCGCATCATCGAGATCGCCGTCGTCGTGACCGATCCGCAGCTGAGCGTGCGCGTCGAAGGCCCGGTGTTCGCCATCCACCAGAGCGACGCCACGCTTGATGCGATGGACAACTGGAACAAGGGCACGCACGGCAAGAGCGGCTTGATCGACCGGGTCAAGGCCTCGACCATCACCGAGGACGAGGCCGTGGCCCAGACCATCGCCTTCCTCAAGCAGTACGTGCCGGCCGGCAAGTCGCCCATGTGCGGCAACAGCATCTGCCAGGACCGCCGCTTCCTGGCCAACTACATGCCCAAGCTGGAAGACTTCTTCCACTACCGCAACCTCGACGTTTCCACGCTCAAGGAGCTGGCCAAGCGCTGGAAGCCCGGCATCCTGGACGGCTTCAAGAAGGCGCAAGCCCACACGGCCCTGGCCGACATCCACGAATCCATCGACGAGTTGGCCTACTACCGCGAACATTTCCTGAGCCTGTAG
- a CDS encoding chorismate-binding protein has protein sequence MSAAHRPEELWAAFDFPRHPLSREDGERVRGAFYGPPLRWLRATNAGQVLAVLAEAESAARAGAWVLGGLRYEAAPAFDAALRTQPAKQALVEFAVYEQAPEAWPDSDSKGTGLLDWHDTQLDADEASQIETVREYIRSGDCYQVNLTTRVRAAQAAPDLGRAFLALHGSQPGGFSLFLREAGVASVSPELFFDWRPLPEGPRTWLLAAQPMKGTAARGRDVVEDEAAQAYLRTSEKERAENLMIVDLLRNDMGRIAALGSVRVPRLFELHALPTVWQMTSTVTAVTRAGTQLADVFAALFPCGSVTGAPKIRAMQIIEELEPAARGWYCGALGLIQPGGIATFNVPIRTVEQDEAGLRCGIGSAITLDSSAEAEIAEWRAKMRFLRRAEAPIAALETLRLEGGQFVRLGGHLARLQRTAQHFGIRMSASRVREALNAIAVSHPEGVWRVRLTVGVDGQPNIEAQPLGDTALPLQLALAPAAIETEGAAAEFIQHKTTRRELYEALATTKPAGVFDLLLWNQRSELTECTIGNIALLIDNRWLTPAREAGLLPGVLREELLAQGRIAEARLTVSDLSRAQRLAFFNSLRGWCPAELLPATPKAS, from the coding sequence ATGAGTGCAGCGCACCGCCCCGAGGAGCTCTGGGCGGCCTTCGACTTCCCACGCCATCCGCTGTCCCGCGAGGACGGAGAACGGGTGCGCGGCGCCTTCTATGGGCCGCCGTTGCGCTGGCTGCGTGCCACAAATGCCGGCCAGGTGCTTGCTGTGCTGGCGGAGGCGGAGAGTGCCGCACGCGCTGGTGCCTGGGTGCTGGGGGGGCTGCGCTACGAAGCGGCGCCGGCCTTTGATGCAGCGCTGAGGACCCAACCGGCCAAGCAGGCGCTGGTCGAGTTCGCGGTCTACGAACAAGCCCCCGAGGCCTGGCCCGATTCCGACTCCAAAGGCACAGGACTGCTGGACTGGCATGACACCCAGCTCGACGCCGACGAAGCCAGCCAGATCGAGACCGTGCGGGAGTACATCCGCAGCGGCGACTGCTACCAGGTCAATCTGACCACGCGGGTCCGGGCCGCCCAGGCGGCACCAGACCTGGGCCGGGCCTTCCTGGCCTTGCATGGCAGCCAGCCGGGCGGCTTCTCGCTGTTCCTGCGCGAGGCCGGCGTGGCCAGTGTCTCGCCCGAGCTGTTCTTCGACTGGCGCCCTTTGCCCGAAGGTCCGCGCACCTGGCTGCTGGCGGCCCAGCCCATGAAGGGCACGGCCGCCCGCGGACGCGACGTGGTCGAGGACGAGGCGGCCCAAGCCTATCTGCGCACCAGCGAGAAGGAGCGGGCCGAGAACCTGATGATCGTCGACCTGCTGCGCAACGACATGGGCCGCATCGCGGCCCTGGGCTCGGTGCGCGTGCCGCGCTTGTTCGAGCTGCATGCGCTGCCAACGGTCTGGCAGATGACCTCGACGGTGACGGCCGTCACGCGGGCCGGCACGCAGTTGGCCGATGTGTTCGCAGCGTTGTTCCCCTGCGGCTCGGTCACGGGCGCGCCCAAGATCCGGGCGATGCAAATCATCGAGGAGCTGGAGCCGGCTGCGCGCGGCTGGTATTGCGGTGCCCTGGGGCTGATTCAGCCGGGCGGCATCGCCACCTTCAATGTGCCTATCCGCACCGTCGAGCAGGATGAGGCGGGCCTGCGCTGTGGCATCGGCAGCGCGATCACGCTGGACTCGTCGGCCGAGGCCGAGATCGCCGAATGGCGGGCCAAGATGCGCTTCCTGCGCAGGGCCGAGGCGCCGATTGCGGCACTGGAGACCCTGCGCCTGGAAGGCGGGCAGTTCGTGCGCTTGGGCGGACACCTGGCGCGGCTACAGCGCACCGCCCAGCACTTCGGCATCCGCATGTCGGCTTCGCGGGTGCGCGAGGCGCTGAATGCCATTGCAGTCTCGCATCCCGAGGGCGTGTGGCGTGTGAGGCTGACCGTTGGTGTCGACGGGCAGCCGAACATCGAGGCCCAGCCCTTGGGCGATACCGCGCTGCCGTTGCAACTCGCACTCGCGCCTGCCGCCATTGAGACCGAAGGCGCGGCTGCCGAGTTCATCCAGCACAAGACCACGCGTCGCGAACTCTATGAGGCCCTGGCGACGACCAAGCCGGCTGGCGTCTTCGACCTGCTGCTCTGGAACCAGCGCAGCGAACTGACCGAATGCACGATAGGCAATATTGCGCTGCTTATCGACAACCGCTGGCTCACCCCTGCGCGCGAGGCGGGCCTGCTGCCTGGCGTGCTGCGCGAGGAGCTGCTGGCCCAGGGCCGCATCGCCGAGGCGCGGCTGACCGTTTCAGACTTGAGCCGGGCCCAGCGCCTGGCCTTCTTCAACAGCTTGCGGGGCTGGTGCCCGGCCGAGCTGCTGCCTGCTACTCCGAAAGCTTCCTGA